ATCCATATTCTTGATGCACATCTCTAGGCAGCACTATTCAGATGCCGCGGTATAAAACTAAATCACTTTATGAAGATTGCAGAAGACTTTGACTCCAGGAAGATTATAAAATTGATTGTAATGGGTATCATAAATATACTGGGACTTGTGGGCTGCAAGTTGGATATCAATCCGCAAGCAGCCATGAAAAGGTTTAAATTTGATAAGCACGGAGAGTTTTTTGCTCAGTCGCGTGCGGTTCCTCGTTGTGATTTGATGCTGATAAACGCAGTACGCCGGCGATATGGAGAAGCACAATGGAGGTTTTGAAGAGGATAAGCTTTCGGAGCACTCGGAAACATCGTACACtgagaacaaaaaaaataccCTGCAATTGGTTACCGGAGGGATAGATCCTGAAGAGGGCTGCAGCAATGTTACGTTGATCGAATTGAAGCAAAAGTCCAGATTCTCTGAGCAACTGGAATGGTACTACTCACCAGCATACTTGCTCTTCTGGGTCGGACTATTCTTCGCAGTGTGCTATCCACTGTTTAACCACCTGCCCACTGGAGTCAAGATAGAGGAGGAGGCCAACTTACCGGGCACCTTTGTGGCTCAGCGGGCGGAGAGCATACTGATCCGGCTGGATCTTATGGGCCCCAAGATAGCGGGGGATTACGTGACGGAGGTGGAAATGGTTCAGTTTTTGCTTGGCGAGATATCAAAAGTGCGGGAGGAGATGAGGAATGATTTGTATTATATGGAGGTGGATGTACAGCGCTCCAGTGGTTCTTTTCTCCATTGGCAAATGATTAACATGTACCAGGGCATTCAAAATGTGGTGGTGAAACTCAGTTCCAAGAGTTCCAACAGCACCTCCTACCTATTGGTCAACAGTCATTACGACTCCAAGCCCAGCAGTGTGGGTAGGTAATCCAAGTTATCTATCAAGCTAGGGATTCATTGTTATGTACTCTGTAGGAACTGGTGATGCTGAGTTGATGGTTGTGACCATGCTGGAGACACTCCGCTTAATGGCCACGTCCGAGGAGCCCTTTCTGCACCCAATAGTATTCCTGTTCAATGGCGCTGAGGAGCAGCCCTTCCATGGTTCACACTCGTTCATATCCAACCATCGATGGTCGGCGAACTGCAAGTGAGTGAACTATTACAACTTCCATGGCAACTGATAATGTGGCAATTCCAAATCAGGGCGTTAGTCAACCTGGATTCGGCCGGAGCTGGTGGCCGTGAAATTCTCTTCCAGGGGGGTCCCAACCATCCCTGGCTAATGAAGGCAAGTCTAAATCGCGCATTCCACTTGAATTTTATCTTAATGACCGAGCCATAAAGCTATGAAAGCGCATTTACAGGCGCGCCTATCTTATCGCCATTTACGATCCGATATCCAATAAAAATCGTTTTCTATTTCACATTAGCAATACAAAAAGAGTGCCAAGCATCCCTTTGCCACGACAATGGCCGAGGAAATCTTCCAGGCGGATCTGATACCGTCCGACACAGATTTCCGTATCTTCCGTGACTTTGGCCCAGTGCCAGGTGGGTGACTCATATAGCTAGGTGTATTGTACCAGTTTCCACATATCGATCTATATATTTCGATCCAGGTCTGGACATGGCTGGTTGCTACAATGGTTTCGTATATCACACCAAGTTCGATCGCTACAAGGTTATTTCCCGAGGTGCTCTACAAAACACTGGCGATAATGTGCTTTCTTTGGTCCGCAGTATATCCAATGCGGAGGAAATGTACGATACAGAGGTAGGAAATGGTTGCTATTTGGGGATCTTGATACCTTATACATCTAATTACCTTTCAATAGGCTCATTCCGAGGGTCACTCTGTGTTCTTCGACTATCTGGGTCTTTTCTTCGTTTACTATACGGAGTCAACTGGCACAGCTCTTAATATCTCGTTCTCGCTGGGCGCCATTCTGGTTATATGCCTTTCCTTGTGGCGCATGGCCAGGGTCACGGATCGGAGATTGGGCACCTACGCTCGCGCCTTTGGGATGCAGTTCCTCCTCGCCATTCTGGGTTTCTTGCTGGCCCTCGGCTTCCCATTGCTGATGTCTGTGTTCTACGATGCCGGCGATCGCACGATGACGTACTTCAGCAACAGCTGGCTGGTCATTGGTCTCTTCATCTGCCCCTCTATTATTGGACTTGTCCTGCCTGCGACCCTCTACTTGTCCTTGAGACCCAGCGTAAGTGACCCAGATCTTTCTTTCCCAGCTCACAGATGAATACTTTCCCTTTTTTCTCAGGAGAAGATACCGCACACCTATCACCTGCAGATCGTGGGACATGCCTACTGTGTTTTCATGGCAGTACTGTGCATTCTACTAACCATCGTAGGTATTCGCACTGCGTATCTCTTTATGATGTGTGTATTCTTCTACTTGGGAGCTTTGATCATCAACCTGGCTACTCGACTTCATGATCAAGGTAAGAACGGAATGAGATAAAGCGCTTTAATGACACACGTTCGTCTCATTTAGGCTATCTTTGGGCTCTGGTGCTCTGTGTTTGCCAGATACTTCCCTATCTGTACTTCACCTACCTGTTCCATGCTCTTCTGGTTATCACCATTCCGATGACGAGTCGCAAGGGCATGGATGCTAATCCCGATTTGTTGATCTCCTTGGAGTGCGCACTGGGATCTATTCTGGCAATGGTGTTTCTGGTAGGGATCTGCCATTCCTGTGAGAGAACATTAAGTGCTGACAAATACATCGTTTTAGGCTCCACTGCTGAATCTTTTCCGGCGACCAAAGGCCATGGTTGGAGGATTGACATTGGTTATGTTCATTTTCTGCATGATTTCTGTTTCGGATGTGGGCTTTCCATATCGCCCCACAACAAACGTGATGCGTCTCCACTTTTTGGTAAGTCAAATGTAGGAGGAGATCAAAGGTCTTCTTGTGATATTTGAGCTTTCCTGCGTTTCTAGGAGGTACATCGCAAGTTTTACGAGTTCGACGGTTCCATTAGCCTGGAGGACAGTGGTTACTACTTCGACTTGCAGGACAGGCGCTTTGAGAATCCTCTGCTGGACAAGATCAATCTCACTGGAATTACTCGCGTTGATGACTACTGCGAAACCGAGATGTATTGCGGCTTGCCGTGCTTTAACCACCGTTGGTGCTCCGCCGTAAAGGACGCCCGTTGGTTACCTAGGGATGAGCCCGTCGATTTGCCTGGTACTCCGGTTTTGCAGTTCCTGAACAAGACTGTATTGGGAACTGAGTCTGCTCCGAGGGCTCGATACTACTTTGAAGTGTCATCGGGGCCGCCGAGGATGAGTTTCTTTGTACAGCCTCGGGATGGAGTAAGGATGCTCAGCTGGTCGTTTCTAAAGGGAATGCTGGACAATCCATCGGTCTACAAGCCGCCATATCACATATTCTTCGGCTATGGCAGCGACAATTCGCCTGTTGAATTCTTTTTCGAAATGACAGTTAGTAGCAATataattagttttaattaatacacaaatatattatatatttgtactTGCAGAAGGACGACGGCAACTTTGACGGGCCAGTGGTGGAGCTGGGTATCTCTGGACACTATATGAGTCATCTAAGTAAACGCGATGCGACGACCCGAAAATTCATTGAAGATCTGCCGGATTTTGCCCATCCCATGGAGTGGCCAAGTTCCTATGAAAGATACATATTCTGAGATAGACCAACTTACATAGTATTAAgatttgtaaaataaaatcaataatgAAAGTATGTGGCTCATTTCTGAaaagttattttatttacttagGAAAGTTATGGAATATTTATCTCAGGTCTTTGTATAGCCAATTAACGTTATAAAATTGGTTACGATAAAAATAATAGCTGTTACTAACTACCTAGTTTCAACGAAAGGCGAAATTTGACCAAATCACATTTATGATATTGACATGAGTAAACACATTTCGCTACCTTTCGAGACTCGATattataccaaatattttgatGCTTACCACAGAAGTCCTTAATTTTCAATAAGACGGCTTTTTGGGCCAACTAAGGTATTGTATTCATGTGGGTTCCATAAACCTTCTTAACTGACTGAAAGGAGCGGAAATTGCAGCCCTAGCTTTTTCCACTGCCAACCAGATGCGACACAATAAATGCATAAATCCGCAATAGTCAACAAGTGCGATTACAATATGGGGCAAAGTCAGCGGTTATGATTTTCGgattggtttggtttggttgggTTTGCTTTGGGTAATCACGTCGTTGGCCCCTCGAGGGCCTCACAAGTTTCGCTGGGTTTCCAATTTATCGATGGTATAGACGAAAGTTGTGTTCGCTATGTACGCATGCTGATACGAAAGCGTGAATAACACGCGCCATTACGCCATAAATATCGAATATCTTTATACTATGCTGAAGATATCAACCATATCACACCATAAACCCGGGGCGCAACTTTAAATTGCGGATGGAGATGTCCGGCGAGTTAGTCGTGCGTCGGGAGTCGTGGAAGGTGCTCTTGCTTGGACGGTTCTCGAATCTCTtcaaaagtaaaaaaaaatgggagCCACTAGGGATGGCAAGGTGTGTGATTTAAGACTGATTTACCAGCTTAGAATAAGCCATTTATAAGATTCCCCACTTACAACAGCCGTCCCTTTCGGGATCTGAGAACCTGATAATCGAGGTGGACGAGGACAAGATCCGTTGCAAGCAGTATTCCTGGTACTTTGCACCCACCTACCTACTGTTCTGGGTGGGGCTCTTCTTCGCCGTCATCTACCCACTTTTCCAGGCCTTGCCCACCGGAATCAAGATCTCCGAGGAGGCGGATAAGCCGGGACAATTCGTAGCCGAGAGAGCTCAGGAAATACTGTTGAAAATTAGTCGATTGGGACCCCGTGTGGTGGGTGATGTTGATAATGAAGTCACCGTTGTGAATTTGCTGCTCGCTGAAATCGAAAAAGTGCGCCAGGTTCTGCGAGACGATGTCTATGAAATGGAGGTGGAGGTGCAACGGGCATCCGGGTCCTACCTGATCAAAGGCCTAACGAATCACTATCAGGGTGTGCAGAATGTGATCGTAAGACTGAGTACCAAGAGCTCCAATAGCACCTCCTACCTTTTGGTCAATAGTCACTACGATACCAAGCCGGGTTCACCTGG
This genomic interval from Drosophila mauritiana strain mau12 chromosome 2R, ASM438214v1, whole genome shotgun sequence contains the following:
- the LOC117137795 gene encoding endoplasmic reticulum metallopeptidase 1, which gives rise to MEKHNGGFEEDKLSEHSETSYTENKKNTLQLVTGGIDPEEGCSNVTLIELKQKSRFSEQLEWYYSPAYLLFWVGLFFAVCYPLFNHLPTGVKIEEEANLPGTFVAQRAESILIRLDLMGPKIAGDYVTEVEMVQFLLGEISKVREEMRNDLYYMEVDVQRSSGSFLHWQMINMYQGIQNVVVKLSSKSSNSTSYLLVNSHYDSKPSSVGTGDAELMVVTMLETLRLMATSEEPFLHPIVFLFNGAEEQPFHGSHSFISNHRWSANCKALVNLDSAGAGGREILFQGGPNHPWLMKQYKKSAKHPFATTMAEEIFQADLIPSDTDFRIFRDFGPVPGLDMAGCYNGFVYHTKFDRYKVISRGALQNTGDNVLSLVRSISNAEEMYDTEAHSEGHSVFFDYLGLFFVYYTESTGTALNISFSLGAILVICLSLWRMARVTDRRLGTYARAFGMQFLLAILGFLLALGFPLLMSVFYDAGDRTMTYFSNSWLVIGLFICPSIIGLVLPATLYLSLRPSEKIPHTYHLQIVGHAYCVFMAVLCILLTIVGIRTAYLFMMCVFFYLGALIINLATRLHDQGYLWALVLCVCQILPYLYFTYLFHALLVITIPMTSRKGMDANPDLLISLECALGSILAMVFLAPLLNLFRRPKAMVGGLTLVMFIFCMISVSDVGFPYRPTTNVMRLHFLEVHRKFYEFDGSISLEDSGYYFDLQDRRFENPLLDKINLTGITRVDDYCETEMYCGLPCFNHRWCSAVKDARWLPRDEPVDLPGTPVLQFLNKTVLGTESAPRARYYFEVSSGPPRMSFFVQPRDGVRMLSWSFLKGMLDNPSVYKPPYHIFFGYGSDNSPVEFFFEMTKDDGNFDGPVVELGISGHYMSHLSKRDATTRKFIEDLPDFAHPMEWPSSYERYIF